GGGGAGCAGCCGGACGTCCCCGAACGCCCGATAGGAGAGCGGCAAAGCGGGGGCCACCCGTTCTCCGCGCCAGTGCGGCCCCGCATGCCGGAATCTCCGGCGAAGCAGAGCGCCGGTGGACCACGCGCCCCTCTTGGTCCTGTGTCTCTGAAGAATCCGACGGTTACCAGGTGTCGAAACGTGCGCAGACGGAAAAATTGTTGTACGCACGTCGCTTTCACGCGCGCCGTGGGCGCCTCTCCGCTCCTGGGCGCGCCGGGCGTTCGTGCCCCCCCTCCCCTCGACCGGGGCGCCTCGCGTCCTGCCCGCGTTTGGCGCGATAAccgaagagagagagaagaacgtGGACGAGATGCGCGGCTCCTCCTCTCGACTGACTGCGCCGCAAGTGTCGCGACGAGAGGGCCGCGCGTGGAGGCCTTGCGCGGCTGGGGTGAACGGGAGCGGTCGCGGAGACGCAGGGACCGCGCGCCCCTTTTGGCGGGGGGTTGTACGCGCACATTGTGTATCTATTCTTgacatgtagtttttttttttttttaatacgtgtTATGACGTGTGGGACCGGCGCCCAAGCGTAGAAGCGGCCACCAGTTTGGCCGTTATGGAGAAAGGAAGGTCGCGGACACGACGGGTTCTCGCCGCGCCGGTGTGGGTTAGCGCGCGCGGCCGCAACGGACGGGCGTTGGGACGGCGTTCGCGCGGAAGAGATCGGCCATTTTGGTCGGCGACGAGACGGGGCGGAAGTCGGCGCGCGGGGAAGGTGCCGTGTCTTGGCCGCGCTCGTTGTCGCGCTGCTCTACTCCCCCCTCTCTCGtgcgcaccttttttttttttttttttttgcgaggccGCGCAGCGGCTGCCAAATTCTAAGCGGTGTGTTCTTCGAAGTAGCGCTTGATGCTGTCGTAGTCTTGGACCTTGTCCAAGACGCTGGTCGGCGCGTACACGACGACGGTCGGGGGCGTCGAGAGAATGCGTTGTACGCAGGTGCGGATGTCCGAGGGGGTGATGGTGTCGATCATTTTAGAGAGTTCGCCGGGGGTGATTCGCTTACCGAAGATCATGACGTGTCTGCCTATGTCGTCGTGAAGTACGTTGAGGGTTTCCAGGTTGTAGAAGATGCTGGTTTTGGTCTGGTTTTTCGCCCGGCTGACTTCTTCTTCGGTGAGGTGTGTGGAGATACGGGTGAGTTGGTCGCACAGGATGTCCAGGAAGGCGCTCGTGTGGCGAACAGAGCAGGACCCGGTGATGCCGAAGATGCCGGTGTCGATGTAGGACGAGATGAACGCCTCGCAAGATTCCACCCACCCGTAGCGGTTGATTACGTTCGTGTTCAGGCGCGTGTACATGCCTTTTCCGGGTCCGCCGGCGCTGAAGGACATGCCCCCGCCCATGAGCATGCTGAGCGTGTAGGTGACGAAGAATTGCGGGTCGTTGAGTCCGCAACACTCGAAGGCGACGGAAACGTGCGCGTGTTCGAGTTTTTCCGAGTCGTCGGCGGGAGGGACGAGGCGCATTCCCCCAACGTAGGAGGAGGGCGTTTCGGACAGATCCGGCGGAGACTCTGGATTTTTCGGGATCGGGGAGAAATGTTTCGAGGCGagttcgacgaactgttcgtggtcGACGCTGGCGCCGGCTAGGACCATTCTGGGGCCGATGAAGTAGTTTTTCAGGTATTTTCGTATCACTTGGGGCGTGATGGAAGCCAGCTGTTCGTCCGGGACGATGAGGCTGCGAGCGAGCGGGGAACCCGCGTACGCCACCTCATGGAGGACCTCTGGAAGATAGGCGGCCGGGTGCCGTCGGTTGTTTTGCATGTCTTCTTGGAGGCGCTTTACTTGCAAGGACAGGTCTTCTTCGGTTATTTTTGGTCGGAGGATGGTGTTGGCGAGCATGGAAAGCATGGGGTCCAACAGTTCTCGGAGGACTTCGGCGCTGTAAACCATGCACTCCCTCGAGCTCGAAGTGGTGACGTGAACGCCCATGTTTTCCAGCGCGCCGACCACTTCCGCGGCGGTGTGCTCGAGTGTGGAACGGAAGGACAGGCGCTCCAACAGGACGCAGGTTCCGTAGGTCGTCGAGTCCTCGTAGCGGGTGCCGGCTTTGACGTACAGGCCAATGGCCGACATTTGGGAGCGAGTTTCTTGACTAGCGACGGTCAGCCCGTTGTCGAGTCTCGAGATGCGCGTGACTCCGGAAGCGGGCGTCGCGGCAGGAGGCGCGCAGATCGGCGCGGACAGGACCTCCCGGAGGTAGGACGGGGGGAAGTACAGTGAATCCGGGTGGTCTCTCGGCATGGTCGCGTGGCGGCATTTGCGAGGGTCCTTGGGTGTGAAGACGGTCGTTTTTTTCGCATTTTTGTCGAGCAAGTTCAGCGAAAAGTTAAACAGAGGCCTAGCGGGCGCGCGAGCCCCCCCCAGGCAGGGAGAAGGCGAGAAGCTGCGCGCGGGCGAAGGGGGGACGCGAGGGCGGGACGCGCCGTGCGCGCCGCACGCACCGCGGCGAGGCGGAGAGGACCGAGAAGTGGCGCGAAAATGGCGGCCAAATGCTAGAAAATTCGACGGCATAGACCAGCCGAGTGCAAAGAAGTGCGATGACGACGCGCGTTTTTTCGCGCAGAGAGGATcaaagcctcttttttttttttttttttttttcacatgcatTGGCGAGGTACGTGTGTACGTGGCAGGGGCAGGAGCCACGAGTAGCGCGCGCGCACGCCGCGGCGTAAGCGCAGAAAGACGCGAACGGCAGCGCGACGCGCCCCTCAACCGCAGAGCTCGTGCATCAGAGCGCCGAGAGGGAGGCGGCGAGTGAGAGCCTGGAATTCATGCCGCCGCcgtcaaaaaatatattttcgtcagaacacacacaaaaattcgCACTTGCCCTGTTTATACAACTAGCTGCACGACGGCAGACGTCAGACAGCCGTCGCACGGAGAAAAACAGCTCGGGCACTCGGCGCACCACATACAAGCGGAGGGTACGAAATGAGCACTACTGTGACACGTGTCTAAAACAGATCCATTGTGCCTAAAAATGGAGCGCAGTTCTCTTGTAGCATGACCAAGCCTATAATTAAtatggttaagttgtgctatgTAAAGTAAGGTTAGCTCCTGAAAACGTCATTTTGAGCACCTGTCCCCCCCTACATCAGATTATCTAACGAGTTTAGGGATACAATTCTTCGATCACTGATCGAGTGCATTGATTGACTGATATTGAGTTCTGAACATGAATCTTTCTCGGTCCTCGACGCTCGTAGGCCTGTTGGCGTATGTGCTAATGGCATGTGTTTGTACGTGTGCGGGGTGGCGTATCCCGCTGGCCCCGGTGCGAGCGGAGAGCGTGACAGACCGGGCACTGACGTCGATTTGACCCCTTCTCGAACCCGCGTATGGGGGAACCTTTAGGCATGGCGGCGGACGTCACAAGGAGCTCGTACGAATGTGCCGGAAGTACTCTGACTCAGTCGCTGATGGGTACGTGAGCGAGCGCACGAGCGGGGGCCGTTCGCGCTCGAGGAGAGACAAAGAGCCCAGCAGAGAGTGTTTCCTGGTCCCTCACCAATTCCACTCAAGTCAACTACGCGTTCACGTACACGATATACAGGCCGAACACCAGCGTGACATACAGGACGATGAGTACAGAAGACGCGATCAACAAGGTGAGGAACGGTGAGATAGATTGCGCCATGACAGAGCACTTCGTCAAGGACTCAGAAGACATCACGCAGGTGGCGAGCTTCCTAGTGCCGTTGTCGGTGATCTACAATCCCCCGAGAGAGTCCAACAAAAAAAGCAGCGTGTCCATGGTCTTGAACTTGACGATCGAGGACGTCGCCAAGATTTTCATGCGTAATGTGCGCACACATCTCTGTTGTGTTATATGTTATGTGTAGCCGTGTGTAGCAGTGTACCCACCGAAAAAGCAAGACAGATGTGCTCTCTGCGCCCAGGGAGCACCAAACACTGACTGCGCGTTCTTTCAAATACAGATCACCAAGTGGTCCTACTTCTTGCCGGAATACGGCGACGACGGCCTCGAAGACGCAGACATCAGATTGATAATCAGAACGGATAATTGTTCTGAGAACTACTACCTGACGTCGGCCTTCAGCAAGGTGGGCGTGTGGAGTGAGAAGTTTGGAACCGAGCCGAGGTACACCTTCCCGCAAGAACTGTACGAAAATGGCGGGAGCCTCATCATCAAGACAGAGTATTACAACGGCATAGACTCGACCGTCCTGACGGTCCCCGGATCGATTTCTTATACGGGTTTCGCCGCAACTCTGGAGCTGAGAGAGTTCACTCACTTCGTCAACTTGCGGGACGGCGCCGGCTCCGAGGAGTTCCTCGAGGGCTCAAGCTCCAACTACACGGCGCTGATGGACTCCATCAACGACTACAGCTTTTTCGAAGAACACACGGACTTCGCCTTGTACAACCTCGCTGGAACGTGGCCAATAGGGGGCGTCATCTTCACCGTCTTCTCGAAATACACCGAACCGCTCAGCACTTGCAGCGGACGAAGGGAGCTGATGTTATTCTGGAATTGGGTCTACAGCGAGGCCAAAACGCGATCCTACCTTGACCTGCTGGGCATCACGAAAATGAAAGACTCAATCAACGACGACGTACTCGAGCTGATACGAAACAACGTCACGTGCTCCAACGGGCTTCCAGCGGCAGGACTCCTTCCCCGAGAACAACACACGCCTCGCGGAGCATTTCTCGCCGGATTTCTGATCACGCTAATCCTCGGCGTCATTTCACTAGGAGTCGTAGTCGCATACGTCGCCAAGGAATTCAGGTCAATTCCACTCCCCGCAATCGTGTTCATCATATTTCTACTCCTGGGCGCCACGTCGAACCTCGTATCCCTGGTTTTCTACTACAAAATACCCACAAGCATGTGGATTTGTCAAGCGAGAGTCTGGCTGAGCAGGCTCGGACTCAGTTTCATGTTCACGGCCGTATTCGTTCGAGCGTTCCAGATTCGAGCCATTCACGCCATCGGCCGAAAATCAAGGATCCTCACGACCAAAAAAAGCAAGGCTAAAGGAATCATAAACATGGCCCTGTCCTTCTCGGGATTAATCGGGCTAGAACTGCTCATCATGATCCTCTGGTCGGCCATAGACCCTTTCCATCCAAAAATGGACAAAATCGAAGAAGTCGGAAGAACCTTCGAATACTTCTGCACCTCCGACTACCAACTCGCCTGGAGTCTCATCAACCTCGCCTACTTGTGTCTACTCCTCTCCTTCGGTCTTTACGTCGTCTACAACACCTGGGACATGAAATACCTGGTCTTGGAAAGCAAGTGGATGGCTATCTGCATCTACAACGCCGCATTCATTCTCATCCTCGTCGCGACCACAGAAATGAGCATTTACAACCTAAACGACGACATGGTCTTCTGGATAGAGTCTCTCGGTGTCGGATTCGTGACCATACTCACTTTGCTCGCCCTCTACCTCCCCAAACTATTCAGGTCCAGGCTAACCAATCACGACTCGGAGAGCGAAGAAGGGAGCTTCAACTCCGCTGGAACGTAGGCCTTTTTTCACCGCCTCGAGCGCCTACCCATTCCAGTCgcatgtgccgcaaatacatcttTAACGCATGCGCAACGCCTGAATACCGAATAAAATTCGTATTAACCTAACATAGCACTACTATTATGTCAGATTTTTTACGTACTTCCACTTGTGTAGAATTTGATAGCAAGTGCCCCCGCTAGACGCAACTCCAATGCGTCTCTATTGCATGTGCGTGCAATCTGAGAAATCGGCCATTCGCGGACGCTTCTTCGATGAAAGGCCGAGTCACAAAACAGCAAACTAGATTTAGGTAAATTTCTTGTACATAATTAGAAATGCTTTGCAAATTCCTAAATGGCTCAACTATGTTCCCTCAACTATCAATGCTTCACGAAGCACTCGCACTAGTTCAGGATGTGGTTGAAATCGTTGAAGGGGCTGCACTATAAGGACAAGACAGGAAAGTTGGTACGGCGCTTTTTATTATCTCTGAAAAAACCGGGTACAAcagaagcaggctaaaacgtgccAAAATCGACGCGGCGACTGTCAGGCCCCGTTGAGCGGTAGCTTTACGCTTTGTGTTCTCGAAGAAAATTCCGTTTGAACATTTCCAAAATGAGTTTTGACGGCGCTCGTTCAAGAATTGAGGAATCAGATCCACGTGTTTTTTTCACCTGCGGCATTTAAGTTAGTCCGAAATAGAAAGAGGGCAATCGCGATAGCCGTGTTTTGAAAGTTCTGAAATTGAAGGGGACGAACATGTTACAAAAGGACTCAAGAACTCGATTTTGAGCCGGCCTCATCCGGTCGTTTAGACCGCATTATTGCGTACAGAATTGAATCCTCGGGGGGCTGAGCTTTGAAATCTATGAGCTCATCCTCAATGGAGATAGAAGGCTCCATAATCTGCGAGACAGATTGAAGAGATCTTTGAGTAGAAGACTCAGGACTGAGAAAGGCGAGGGCTTGTCTCATGCGGAGATGGAACTCACTGACAGAGTGAATATCCATGCACCGTATCAAGGAGTAGCTGAGTAGACCAGATACACCAAGACAAAGTGCTGTACCACCACCCAGGGCCTTTAGGGCTAAACGAAGGGCGTCAACAGGTATAGGCTGCTCACGAACATGCTTTGGACGTGAATGGTGATACCCTGTGCAGAATCCGATACCCAGACCTATAATACCTAAGGCAGCAAAGACTGTATTGGGAcggtcaaaataataaaaaaagcaaaCGAGATGataaacaaatttcaatttttgttaTAGGAAAACTGTTGTACACAAGATAAAAAATGGTACAAACATACATGGTTTTCCGGCCGTATAGATGAAGCGTTGAACAATCAAGTCGCTTTGTTGCTTAATATAGTTCCACTCACTTTCACGCATCTCCTCGCTCATTTCTGTTTCATCTGCTATCCATCTTTGAAGACCCAAAACGCCCGATTGCATCGTCTGTTCGTGTGAGCTATCGTAATTTGAATCCATCGCCGAGACATGCCCCTGTTTCACGGAAGCATACAACACCGGTTTGAcacataatgatttttttttttaaaaattcatagaCATCATTCCATCGGATGTCAGCTTCAGATGGCTcaacagtttttcaaaatttttgcggCTTGCTTGAATTTTCTCTAGTTGATGCGAAAGCGTTAGGTGACGTTGCTTCAATAAATCTGCACCCAAATTGAAAAGGCTTTCGAACTTGGCATCGGAGAGACTCGAGAAATGATCCATGAGTTTGGGAAGGATCtgactaaacatgggctctagtaAAAAGGCGTTTAAA
This sequence is a window from Schistocerca gregaria isolate iqSchGreg1 unplaced genomic scaffold, iqSchGreg1.2 ptg000720l, whole genome shotgun sequence. Protein-coding genes within it:
- the LOC126320442 gene encoding uncharacterized protein LOC126320442 isoform X1 — translated: MNLSRSSTLVGLLAYVLMACVCMAADVTRSSYECAGSTLTQSLMVNYAFTYTIYRPNTSVTYRTMSTEDAINKVRNGEIDCAMTEHFVKDSEDITQVASFLVPLSVIYNPPRESNKKSSVSMVLNLTIEDVAKIFMRNITKWSYFLPEYGDDGLEDADIRLIIRTDNCSENYYLTSAFSKVGVWSEKFGTEPRYTFPQELYENGGSLIIKTEYYNGIDSTVLTVPGSISYTGFAATLELREFTHFVNLRDGAGSEEFLEGSSSNYTALMDSINDYSFFEEHTDFALYNLAGTWPIGGVIFTVFSKYTEPLSTCSGRRELMLFWNWVYSEAKTRSYLDLLGITKMKDSINDDVLELIRNNVTCSNGLPAAGLLPREQHTPRGAFLAGFLITLILGVISLGVVVAYVAKEFRSIPLPAIVFIIFLLLGATSNLVSLVFYYKIPTSMWICQARVWLSRLGLSFMFTAVFVRAFQIRAIHAIGRKSRILTTKKSKAKGIINMALSFSGLIGLELLIMILWSAIDPFHPKMDKIEEVGRTFEYFCTSDYQLAWSLINLAYLCLLLSFGLYVVYNTWDMKYLVLESKWMAICIYNAAFILILVATTEMSIYNLNDDMVFWIESLGVGFVTILTLLALYLPKLFRSRLTNHDSESEEGSFNSAGT
- the LOC126320442 gene encoding uncharacterized protein LOC126320442 isoform X2, which translates into the protein MGEPLGMAADVTRSSYECAGSTLTQSLMVNYAFTYTIYRPNTSVTYRTMSTEDAINKVRNGEIDCAMTEHFVKDSEDITQVASFLVPLSVIYNPPRESNKKSSVSMVLNLTIEDVAKIFMRNITKWSYFLPEYGDDGLEDADIRLIIRTDNCSENYYLTSAFSKVGVWSEKFGTEPRYTFPQELYENGGSLIIKTEYYNGIDSTVLTVPGSISYTGFAATLELREFTHFVNLRDGAGSEEFLEGSSSNYTALMDSINDYSFFEEHTDFALYNLAGTWPIGGVIFTVFSKYTEPLSTCSGRRELMLFWNWVYSEAKTRSYLDLLGITKMKDSINDDVLELIRNNVTCSNGLPAAGLLPREQHTPRGAFLAGFLITLILGVISLGVVVAYVAKEFRSIPLPAIVFIIFLLLGATSNLVSLVFYYKIPTSMWICQARVWLSRLGLSFMFTAVFVRAFQIRAIHAIGRKSRILTTKKSKAKGIINMALSFSGLIGLELLIMILWSAIDPFHPKMDKIEEVGRTFEYFCTSDYQLAWSLINLAYLCLLLSFGLYVVYNTWDMKYLVLESKWMAICIYNAAFILILVATTEMSIYNLNDDMVFWIESLGVGFVTILTLLALYLPKLFRSRLTNHDSESEEGSFNSAGT
- the LOC126320396 gene encoding uncharacterized protein LOC126320396, which gives rise to MPSNFLAFGRHFRATSRSSPPRRGACGAHGASRPRVPPSPARSFSPSPCLGGARAPARPLFNFSLNLLDKNAKKTTVFTPKDPRKCRHATMPRDHPDSLYFPPSYLREVLSAPICAPPAATPASGVTRISRLDNGLTVASQETRSQMSAIGLYVKAGTRYEDSTTYGTCVLLERLSFRSTLEHTAAEVVGALENMGVHVTTSSSRECMVYSAEVLRELLDPMLSMLANTILRPKITEEDLSLQVKRLQEDMQNNRRHPAAYLPEVLHEVAYAGSPLARSLIVPDEQLASITPQVIRKYLKNYFIGPRMVLAGASVDHEQFVELASKHFSPIPKNPESPPDLSETPSSYVGGMRLVPPADDSEKLEHAHVSVAFECCGLNDPQFFVTYTLSMLMGGGMSFSAGGPGKGMYTRLNTNVINRYGWVESCEAFISSYIDTGIFGITGSCSVRHTSAFLDILCDQLTRISTHLTEEEVSRAKNQTKTSIFYNLETLNVLHDDIGRHVMIFGKRITPGELSKMIDTITPSDIRTCVQRILSTPPTVVVYAPTSVLDKVQDYDSIKRYFEEHTA